One region of Anthonomus grandis grandis chromosome 22, icAntGran1.3, whole genome shotgun sequence genomic DNA includes:
- the LOC126748837 gene encoding ras-related protein Rab6 isoform X1 — protein MSTSGDFGNPLRKFKLVFLGEQSVGKTSLITRFMYDSFDNTYQATIGIDFLSKTMYLEDRTVRLQLWDTAGQERFRSLIPSYIRDSTVAVVVYDITNANSFHQTSKWIDDVRTERGSDVIIMLVGNKTDLSDKRQVSTEEGERKAQELNVMFIETSAKAGYNVKQLFRRVAAALPGMDSTENKPPEDTVDLQTQPQLHHDQQDSEGGCMC, from the exons atgtCGACGTCGGGTGATTTTGGCAATCCCCTAAGGAAATTTAAGTTAGTTTTTCTAGGAGAACAAAGTG ttgGAAAAACATCACTTATTACAAGATTTATGTATGATAGTTTTGATAATACCTATCAG GCTACAATAGGTATAGATTTTCTGTCAAAAACTATGTACTTAGAAGATAGAACAGTGCGGCTACAACTTTGGGATACTGCAGGACAGGAAAGGTTTAGATCTTTGATCCCATCTTATATTCGAGATTCGACAGTTGCTGTAGTAGTTTATGATATTACAA ATGCAAACTCTTTCCACCAGACATCAAAGTGGATTGATGATGTTAGAACTGAAAGAGGCAGTGATGTAATAATTATGCTTGTTGGCAATAAAACTGATCTCTCAGATAAAAGACAAGTTAGCACAGAGGAAGGTGAGAGAAAAGCACAGGAACTCAATGTAATGTTTATTGAAACCAGTGCCAAAGCAGGGTATAATGTTAAACAA TTATTTAGGCGCGTAGCAGCCGCCCTACCTGGAATGGACTCCACAGAAAATAAACCACCAGAAGACA CTGTTGATTTGCAAACTCAACCACAACTACATCACGACCAACAAGACTCTGAAGGTGGTTGCATGTGTTAA
- the LOC126748837 gene encoding ras-related protein Rab6 isoform X2, translating into MSTSGDFGNPLRKFKLVFLGEQSVGKTSLITRFMYDSFDNTYQATIGIDFLSKTMYLEDRTVRLQLWDTAGQERFRSLIPSYIRDSTVAVVVYDITNANSFHQTSKWIDDVRTERGSDVIIMLVGNKTDLSDKRQVSTEEGERKAQELNVMFIETSAKAGYNVKQLFRRVAAALPGMDSTENKPPEDMQEVVLKDTPNEVKDPDGGCAC; encoded by the exons atgtCGACGTCGGGTGATTTTGGCAATCCCCTAAGGAAATTTAAGTTAGTTTTTCTAGGAGAACAAAGTG ttgGAAAAACATCACTTATTACAAGATTTATGTATGATAGTTTTGATAATACCTATCAG GCTACAATAGGTATAGATTTTCTGTCAAAAACTATGTACTTAGAAGATAGAACAGTGCGGCTACAACTTTGGGATACTGCAGGACAGGAAAGGTTTAGATCTTTGATCCCATCTTATATTCGAGATTCGACAGTTGCTGTAGTAGTTTATGATATTACAA ATGCAAACTCTTTCCACCAGACATCAAAGTGGATTGATGATGTTAGAACTGAAAGAGGCAGTGATGTAATAATTATGCTTGTTGGCAATAAAACTGATCTCTCAGATAAAAGACAAGTTAGCACAGAGGAAGGTGAGAGAAAAGCACAGGAACTCAATGTAATGTTTATTGAAACCAGTGCCAAAGCAGGGTATAATGTTAAACAA TTATTTAGGCGCGTAGCAGCCGCCCTACCTGGAATGGACTCCACAGAAAATAAACCACCAGAAGACA tgCAAGAGGTTGTCTTAAAAGATACCCCCAATGAAGTCAAAGACCCAGATGGAGGCTGTGCAtgctga